In Vigna radiata var. radiata cultivar VC1973A chromosome 3, Vradiata_ver6, whole genome shotgun sequence, the following proteins share a genomic window:
- the LOC111241364 gene encoding uncharacterized protein LOC111241364 has translation MENDRLPVYIQLVKYSVVLSFAYWKRGDYVRAIEENKDAKTILKFLWKLHRSCVIPPPLAKSSTNDGILPDKLIKEILLRLSAKNLMRLKSVSKKWHSLINSLINNPYFSKLHQKRSNLKLNDEVEIYTEIGENIFIFLENQNYAAAYKESCRYNECLKAIPKGFTFDRGSRRSVCASVRRRFSLSRHRTTR, from the coding sequence atggAGAATGATAGGTTACCAGTTTACATACAACTGGTCAAATATTCGGTGGTTCTAAGCTTTGCGTACTGGAAACGAGGAGATTATGTAAGGGCtattgaagaaaataaggatgcaaagacaattttaaaatttttatggaAGTTACACCGCTCTTGTGTGATTCCACCGCCTCTAGCGAAATCTTCTACTAATGATGGAATACTTCctgataaattaataaaagaaattctgTTAAGGCTTTCTGCGAAGAATCTCATGCGATTGAAGTCTGTTTCCAAAAAATGGCATTCCCTTATCAACTCCCTCATCAACAATCCTTACTTCTCGAAATTGCATCAAAAAAGGTCCAATTTGAAGTTGAACGATGAAGTCGAAATTTACACTGAAATAGGAGaaaacatttttatctttttagaaaatcaaaattatgcTGCTGCCTATAAGGAGAGTTGCCGCTACAACGAGTGTTTAAAGGCGATACCAAAAGGTTTCACTTTTGATCGTGGTTCACGTCGTTCCGTATGTGCTTCTGTTAGACGTCGTTTTTCTCTTTCACGTCATCGTACTACTCGCTAA